Proteins encoded within one genomic window of Gloeobacter kilaueensis JS1:
- a CDS encoding DUF1802 family protein: protein MTLNVALKEWAVICDALERGEQSILLRKGGIRERRGGFSVEHEAFFLYPTAFHQNPAQLIPAAQERLAQLRTPEPGRVPIQLFARVERYWQVDTFEVLEKLTELHLLAPATVAERFYYRRPGLTVLLLTVFRLLEPFEVIEKPEYAGCHSWVPLVEEPPSRQMSPVLDEPQRQDLTFKLTRLLGGAASVEAP, encoded by the coding sequence TTGACCCTGAACGTTGCTCTTAAAGAATGGGCAGTTATCTGCGACGCCCTTGAGCGGGGTGAGCAGAGCATCCTGCTGCGCAAGGGGGGTATTCGCGAGCGGCGGGGCGGCTTCAGCGTCGAGCACGAGGCATTCTTTCTCTACCCGACTGCCTTTCACCAGAATCCAGCCCAGTTAATCCCTGCCGCCCAAGAACGGCTCGCCCAGCTTCGGACTCCAGAACCGGGGCGAGTGCCGATCCAGCTTTTTGCCCGCGTCGAGCGTTACTGGCAGGTGGACACCTTTGAGGTACTGGAAAAACTGACAGAATTGCACCTGCTCGCTCCGGCCACCGTTGCAGAGCGCTTTTACTACCGCAGGCCGGGGCTCACGGTGCTTCTGCTCACGGTCTTTCGACTCTTAGAACCCTTTGAAGTGATCGAAAAACCTGAGTACGCCGGTTGCCACTCCTGGGTGCCGCTCGTGGAGGAACCGCCTTCCCGACAGATGTCGCCAGTGCTGGACGAACCGCAACGTCAAGACCTCACTTTCAAACTTACCCGGTTATTGGGCGGAGCTGCTTCTGTCGAGGCACCGTGA
- the der gene encoding ribosome biogenesis GTPase Der: protein MQLPVVAIVGRPNVGKSTLLNRLAGGSEAIVYDQPGVTRDRLYLPAEWCGYRFQVVDTGGLVFEDSEQFLPLIREQVAIALAEASAVIFVVDGQLGLTSGDREVADWLRSQKQLPVLLAVNKLEEPSTALSLAAEFYALGLGEPFAVSAIHGSGTGDLLDALVAVLPKEQPEEREQAELRVAIIGRPNVGKSSLLNALVGGPHPRALVSEVAGTTRDAIDTLIERNGRRYRLIDTAGIRKKARVDYGPEAFSVSRAIRAIRRADVVVLVIDALEGAHDQEGNLAAKIVDQGRACVVVVNKWDALEKDTYTMNHYRERLREELNFVEWAPIVFTSALTGQRVDKIIEAVDRVAEQHQRRVPTAVLNEALQEALLWRSPPATRQGRQGRVYYATQIATNPPTFVLFVNDTKLFKEGYRRYLEGQFRSILGFEGSPLRFVFRGKPEREVARTARKREKV from the coding sequence ATGCAATTACCTGTTGTCGCTATCGTTGGCCGACCAAATGTCGGCAAGTCCACGCTGCTCAACCGCCTGGCGGGAGGCAGCGAGGCGATCGTCTATGACCAGCCGGGGGTGACCCGCGACCGGCTCTATCTGCCCGCCGAATGGTGCGGCTATCGCTTTCAGGTGGTCGATACCGGCGGCCTGGTCTTTGAAGATAGCGAACAGTTTTTGCCCCTGATTCGCGAGCAGGTGGCGATTGCCCTCGCTGAAGCTTCGGCGGTGATCTTTGTCGTCGATGGTCAGTTGGGCCTTACCAGCGGTGACCGCGAGGTGGCCGACTGGCTGCGCTCCCAAAAGCAATTGCCGGTGCTGCTTGCGGTCAACAAGCTCGAAGAGCCCTCCACTGCCCTCAGCCTGGCCGCCGAATTTTACGCTCTGGGTCTGGGAGAACCGTTCGCCGTCTCGGCCATCCACGGCTCCGGCACAGGCGATCTGCTCGACGCGCTGGTGGCGGTTCTCCCCAAAGAACAGCCCGAGGAGCGCGAGCAGGCGGAGTTGCGCGTCGCGATCATCGGTCGGCCCAACGTCGGTAAATCGAGCCTGCTCAATGCCCTAGTCGGTGGTCCGCACCCACGCGCCCTCGTCTCCGAGGTGGCGGGCACTACCCGCGATGCAATTGACACACTTATCGAGCGCAACGGGCGGCGCTATCGCCTCATCGACACAGCCGGTATCCGCAAAAAAGCCAGGGTCGATTATGGCCCCGAGGCGTTTAGCGTCTCGCGGGCGATCCGGGCGATCCGCCGCGCCGACGTGGTGGTGCTCGTCATCGACGCCCTCGAAGGGGCCCACGATCAAGAAGGCAACCTGGCAGCCAAGATCGTCGATCAAGGCCGCGCCTGCGTAGTAGTTGTCAACAAGTGGGATGCCCTCGAAAAGGACACCTACACGATGAACCACTACCGCGAGCGGCTGCGGGAGGAGTTAAATTTTGTCGAGTGGGCACCGATCGTCTTTACCAGCGCCCTGACGGGCCAGCGGGTCGATAAGATCATCGAGGCAGTCGATCGGGTCGCCGAACAGCACCAGCGCCGGGTGCCCACCGCCGTTCTCAACGAGGCGCTGCAGGAGGCACTGCTGTGGCGCTCACCCCCCGCGACTCGCCAGGGCCGCCAGGGCCGGGTCTACTACGCCACCCAGATCGCCACCAATCCACCAACTTTTGTGCTCTTCGTCAACGACACCAAGCTCTTCAAAGAGGGCTACCGCCGCTACCTCGAAGGGCAGTTCCGCTCGATTCTGGGCTTTGAAGGTTCGCCCCTGCGCTTTGTCTTTCGCGGCAAGCCGGAGCGGGAGGTGGCGCGCACGGCCCGCAAGCGCGAAAAAGTTTAG
- a CDS encoding HAD family hydrolase: MRLRKSIVRRASRRHSAIENQLRLQQKILAAPEGGSVAAFFDMDQTLVAGNSSLLYVQRAVAEDRAAMSDLFKTIYYYLLYRLNRLSMDAILKPTLEGIKGKPEAEFIRFCRQIALRELLPRVAAQAQTVLEWHRARGHRCVLLTAAISYLAEPLAHALGMDAALCTHLEVEDGLFTGQFAGVGLCYGEGKVKAAQLWARAERLELMDSFFYTDSASDLPMLSAVGIPIVVNPDWALKRLARRRGWLACRWPRRR, from the coding sequence GTGCGTCTGCGCAAATCCATTGTTCGTCGCGCATCGCGCAGGCATTCGGCCATCGAAAATCAGTTGCGCCTGCAGCAAAAAATTCTGGCTGCTCCCGAGGGTGGCAGCGTTGCCGCCTTTTTTGACATGGATCAGACGCTGGTAGCGGGCAACTCCTCGCTTCTTTATGTGCAGCGCGCCGTGGCCGAAGACAGAGCCGCGATGAGCGATCTATTTAAGACGATCTACTACTACCTGCTCTACCGCCTCAACCGCCTGTCGATGGATGCGATCTTAAAGCCGACCCTGGAGGGCATCAAAGGCAAGCCAGAAGCCGAGTTCATCCGTTTTTGCCGCCAGATTGCGCTGAGGGAACTCTTGCCCAGGGTGGCGGCCCAGGCCCAGACGGTCCTCGAATGGCACCGCGCACGCGGCCATCGCTGCGTGCTGCTCACCGCCGCCATCTCCTACCTGGCGGAACCGCTCGCCCACGCCCTGGGCATGGATGCGGCGCTCTGCACCCACCTGGAAGTCGAAGACGGCCTTTTTACCGGCCAGTTTGCTGGGGTGGGCCTGTGCTACGGCGAGGGCAAGGTCAAGGCAGCCCAACTCTGGGCGAGGGCAGAGCGGCTGGAGTTGATGGATAGCTTTTTTTATACCGACAGTGCTTCCGATCTGCCGATGCTGAGCGCGGTCGGCATCCCGATCGTCGTCAATCCCGATTGGGCGCTCAAGCGCCTGGCCAGACGCAGAGGCTGGCTCGCCTGCCGCTGGCCGCGCCGCCGCTGA
- the hemC gene encoding hydroxymethylbilane synthase encodes MKPLSYAEKAFAVGVGGVSGTVCIGSRDSQLALVQTHWVQGELQRAHPETQFSVLEMKTQGDKILDVPLAKIGDKGLFTKELEAAMLDRRTDLAVHSLKDLPTILPEGLILGAITEREDPRDAVIIRQDLEAANLEQLPDGALVGTSSLRRLAQLKHHYGDRFRFKDIRGNLNTRLRKLDEGQYDAIVLAVAGLKRLGSEMASRISDILPPEISLHAVGQGALGIECRSGDEAILALLTSLNHPPTALRCRAERAMLRALEGGCQVPIGVYSEIKDDTTLSLQGVVASLDGQQLVRAHRSGPADDPEALGSAVADDLKAAGAQQILEAIFKLARSPEVIAPGALPAQ; translated from the coding sequence ATGAAGCCGCTCAGCTATGCTGAGAAAGCTTTTGCAGTAGGAGTTGGCGGCGTGTCTGGCACTGTCTGTATCGGTTCGCGCGATTCTCAGCTGGCGCTGGTTCAGACCCACTGGGTCCAGGGCGAGTTGCAGCGCGCCCATCCTGAGACGCAATTTAGCGTCCTTGAGATGAAGACCCAGGGAGACAAGATTCTCGATGTCCCCCTGGCCAAGATCGGCGACAAGGGGCTTTTTACAAAAGAACTCGAAGCCGCCATGCTCGATCGGCGCACCGACCTTGCCGTTCATTCGCTCAAGGATCTGCCCACCATCCTGCCGGAAGGTCTGATCTTAGGAGCGATCACCGAGCGCGAAGATCCCCGCGATGCCGTTATTATTCGCCAGGATCTGGAGGCAGCGAACCTCGAACAACTGCCTGACGGCGCTCTGGTGGGCACCTCCTCGCTCAGGCGGCTCGCTCAGCTCAAGCACCACTACGGCGATCGCTTCCGCTTCAAAGATATTCGCGGCAACCTCAACACCCGCCTGCGCAAGCTCGACGAAGGGCAGTACGACGCGATCGTGCTTGCAGTCGCAGGACTCAAGCGCTTAGGCAGTGAGATGGCTTCCCGGATCAGCGACATTCTTCCTCCGGAAATCTCGCTGCACGCCGTCGGCCAGGGGGCCCTGGGCATCGAGTGCCGCAGCGGGGATGAGGCGATACTCGCACTGCTCACCAGCCTCAACCATCCGCCCACCGCCCTGCGCTGCCGGGCAGAGCGGGCAATGCTGCGCGCCCTCGAAGGGGGCTGCCAGGTACCGATCGGCGTCTACAGCGAGATCAAAGATGACACGACCCTCAGCCTACAGGGCGTCGTCGCTTCCCTCGACGGCCAGCAACTGGTGCGTGCCCACCGCAGCGGCCCCGCCGACGATCCAGAAGCCCTCGGCTCTGCCGTTGCCGACGATCTCAAGGCCGCCGGGGCGCAGCAGATTCTGGAGGCGATCTTTAAGCTGGCCCGTTCGCCGGAGGTGATCGCACCGGGGGCTCTGCCGGCCCAGTAA
- a CDS encoding type II secretion system protein GspD — protein MLFSFSSAWGGEPPAEPLTLKVRSGDLPGTLTLLGRIARANVILENSVSGRITLNLEKVSFSAALAAVAAAAGLTVVRTEDNVYIVSKPATAGLSPLVSGIVQAGGGSDPAQRPVSFNVKNAELGSVIENIANQAGVQLVIKGILQDRVTGRMAGVPFERALGHLLGGTRFGYLHEDAIYLIADATPGTLTSRLLEQTDVVPLSYTSAKTVNTLVPASLAPYIKADPIRNAVVISGTEAIRRQVKQLLARIDAPIKQVVFEVKIVELSESGSRDLNVLKGVQNGSATGTTSDDTTTSSTNLSLASQLTGGVAVGVFNNVARILEVVSGLVTQGKGRLLTDTKLSTVSGQKASLDVQTDINLTLTAQSTINGSTSNTSTINTLRAGTVVELEPTVQADGNVLAILSLESSVAGTQTNANTAPNISRRKVRNTLLLKDGLTVEIGGLIQNNTHENVTRLPLFGYLPLIGQLFSNTSVSVEQSELLVFITPRIRDVQPIEATRLPLEPQR, from the coding sequence ATGCTATTTTCTTTCTCGTCGGCCTGGGGAGGGGAGCCGCCCGCTGAGCCGCTGACGCTTAAGGTGCGCAGCGGCGATCTGCCGGGCACCCTCACCCTGCTGGGCCGAATTGCCAGGGCAAACGTGATCTTAGAAAATTCGGTGAGCGGTCGGATCACGCTTAACCTCGAAAAGGTCAGTTTCAGCGCTGCCCTTGCCGCCGTCGCCGCTGCTGCCGGATTAACAGTTGTTCGTACCGAGGACAACGTCTATATCGTGAGCAAGCCTGCCACCGCCGGTCTTTCTCCCCTGGTAAGCGGCATCGTCCAGGCGGGCGGCGGCAGCGATCCTGCCCAGCGACCGGTGAGTTTCAACGTCAAGAATGCCGAACTGGGTTCTGTCATCGAGAACATCGCCAACCAGGCCGGGGTGCAGCTGGTGATCAAAGGCATCCTGCAGGACCGGGTGACGGGCCGGATGGCGGGGGTGCCCTTCGAGCGGGCGCTGGGGCATCTGCTGGGCGGTACCCGCTTCGGCTACCTCCACGAGGATGCTATCTACCTCATCGCCGATGCCACCCCCGGCACCCTCACCAGCCGCCTGCTCGAGCAGACCGATGTCGTACCCCTCAGCTACACTTCCGCCAAGACGGTGAACACCCTTGTTCCAGCCAGCCTCGCCCCTTACATCAAGGCGGACCCGATTCGCAACGCCGTCGTCATAAGTGGCACCGAGGCGATCCGCCGCCAGGTCAAACAGTTGCTCGCCCGCATCGACGCCCCGATTAAGCAGGTGGTCTTTGAAGTCAAGATTGTCGAACTGAGCGAGTCGGGCTCCCGCGACCTCAACGTGCTCAAAGGGGTACAAAATGGCAGCGCCACCGGCACGACGAGCGACGACACCACCACCAGCTCGACAAATCTCAGCCTCGCCTCGCAACTCACCGGCGGTGTAGCGGTCGGCGTCTTCAACAACGTTGCCCGCATCCTCGAAGTGGTGAGCGGTCTTGTCACCCAGGGCAAAGGCCGCCTTCTGACCGACACCAAACTGAGCACGGTAAGCGGCCAGAAGGCGAGCCTCGATGTCCAGACCGACATCAACCTCACCCTTACTGCCCAGAGCACGATCAACGGCTCGACTTCCAACACTTCGACCATCAACACCCTGCGCGCCGGTACGGTGGTCGAACTCGAACCGACCGTCCAGGCCGACGGCAACGTGCTCGCCATCCTCAGCCTCGAATCTTCGGTCGCCGGTACCCAGACCAACGCCAACACCGCCCCCAATATCTCCCGGCGCAAAGTGCGCAACACCCTGCTTCTCAAAGACGGCCTCACCGTCGAGATTGGCGGGTTGATTCAAAACAATACCCACGAGAACGTCACCCGCCTGCCCCTTTTTGGCTACCTGCCCCTGATCGGACAACTCTTTAGCAACACCTCCGTCTCCGTCGAGCAAAGTGAATTGCTCGTCTTCATCACCCCCCGCATCCGCGATGTCCAGCCAATCGAAGCGACCCGTCTGCCCCTCGAACCCCAGCGCTAG
- a CDS encoding NAD(+) kinase: MGSPKAGIIFNDTKPAAVRAAVELNDKLLTAGYRVYQTTGWGGILGFPRPDSPVCHTPIDRLVADGYDEAMQFAIVLGGDGTVLAAARQVAPFDIPLLAINTGHMGFLTEGYLNQLHPAIDTLLSEQYILEDRSMLEVRVFRDEHLIWEALALNEAVLHKEPLSGMCHFEVAIGRHNAVDIAADGIIIATPTGSTAYALAAGGPVVTPDVQVMQLIPICPHSLAARGLVFADTESLVLYPPTNHAHLILSLDGNSGCYIVPGDQVRVRRSRFRTRLIRLQPPEFFALLREKLGWGLPHIAKPLSVELP; encoded by the coding sequence ATGGGCAGCCCAAAAGCCGGAATCATCTTCAACGACACCAAGCCCGCCGCCGTGCGAGCCGCCGTCGAACTGAATGACAAGCTCCTGACAGCGGGCTACCGGGTCTACCAGACCACCGGCTGGGGAGGCATCCTCGGCTTTCCGAGGCCCGACAGCCCCGTCTGCCACACGCCGATCGACCGGCTGGTGGCAGATGGCTACGACGAGGCGATGCAGTTTGCGATCGTGCTGGGCGGCGACGGCACGGTGCTCGCCGCCGCCCGCCAGGTGGCTCCCTTCGATATTCCGCTTCTGGCCATCAACACTGGCCACATGGGCTTCCTCACCGAGGGCTACCTCAACCAGCTCCATCCGGCCATCGACACGCTCCTCTCCGAGCAGTACATTCTCGAAGACCGCTCGATGCTGGAGGTGCGGGTCTTTCGCGACGAGCATCTGATCTGGGAAGCGCTCGCCCTCAACGAGGCCGTGCTCCACAAGGAGCCCCTCTCGGGCATGTGCCACTTCGAGGTCGCCATCGGTCGCCACAACGCCGTCGATATCGCCGCCGACGGCATCATCATCGCTACCCCCACCGGCTCGACCGCCTACGCCCTGGCTGCCGGTGGTCCGGTGGTCACCCCCGACGTGCAGGTGATGCAGCTCATCCCGATCTGCCCCCACTCCCTCGCCGCCCGTGGGCTGGTCTTCGCCGACACCGAATCGCTGGTGCTCTACCCGCCCACCAACCACGCCCACCTCATCCTCTCCCTCGACGGCAACTCCGGCTGCTACATCGTGCCGGGCGATCAGGTGCGCGTCCGCCGCTCCCGCTTTCGCACTCGCCTTATCCGCCTGCAGCCGCCAGAATTTTTTGCCCTCTTGCGCGAAAAACTCGGGTGGGGCCTGCCCCACATCGCCAAACCCCTCTCTGTAGAGCTGCCATAG
- the lipA gene encoding lipoyl synthase: MSHRTAAPRLPDWVRRSIGTASQVSTVEKIIKQRQLHTICEEGRCPNRAECYAQKTATFLLMGPVCTRACGFCQVTSGRALPLDPDEPEKVAESVALLGLRYVVLTSVARDDLADQGAGWFARTMAAIRERNPGVAIEVLTPDFRGDENCIATVVAARPVCFNHNIETVRRLQNYARKAASYERSLAVLATVRRLDPAIATKSGLMLGHGETHEEVVQTLADLRTIGCERVTIGQYLQPSRAHLPVQRYWTPAEFAELEAAARELGFAHVRSGPLVRSSYHAGEPE; the protein is encoded by the coding sequence ATGAGTCACCGGACCGCCGCCCCGCGCCTGCCCGACTGGGTGCGCCGCTCGATCGGCACTGCTTCCCAGGTAAGCACGGTCGAAAAAATCATCAAGCAGCGCCAGCTGCACACCATCTGCGAGGAGGGGCGCTGTCCGAACCGGGCCGAGTGCTACGCCCAGAAGACAGCGACGTTTTTGCTGATGGGGCCGGTCTGCACCCGCGCCTGCGGCTTCTGCCAGGTGACGAGCGGCAGAGCGCTTCCTCTCGATCCAGATGAACCTGAGAAAGTAGCCGAGTCGGTGGCCCTGCTGGGCCTGCGCTACGTCGTGCTCACCTCCGTCGCCCGCGACGATCTTGCCGATCAAGGAGCGGGCTGGTTTGCGCGCACGATGGCCGCCATCCGCGAGCGCAACCCTGGAGTTGCGATCGAAGTGCTCACCCCCGACTTTCGCGGCGACGAAAATTGCATCGCCACCGTTGTCGCCGCCCGTCCTGTCTGCTTTAACCACAACATCGAAACGGTGCGCCGCCTGCAGAACTATGCCCGTAAGGCGGCGAGCTACGAGCGCAGTCTGGCCGTACTCGCCACCGTCCGCCGCCTCGATCCGGCGATCGCCACCAAGTCTGGCCTGATGCTGGGCCACGGTGAAACCCACGAGGAGGTCGTCCAGACCCTCGCCGATCTGCGCACCATCGGCTGCGAGCGCGTCACGATCGGCCAGTACCTGCAGCCCTCCCGCGCCCACCTGCCGGTGCAGCGCTACTGGACCCCTGCCGAATTTGCCGAACTGGAGGCTGCCGCCCGAGAGCTGGGCTTTGCCCATGTGCGCTCGGGGCCACTGGTGCGCAGTTCCTACCACGCCGGGGAACCAGAATAG
- a CDS encoding mechanosensitive ion channel family protein → MQNWLSTLVTAQLAAGDWPGLSLAAAGLSVLALGLYWLAGVLQRRYFSAQVQTDSSNKARNLLVPELARLCLWLLRLGIVAGWLYLVSGLVNAEWQQQIYAVLIGPLPGILLVISLGVFAIRIGYRLIDLFFEAIRDGRLLARDRSPRLELRIGTFSGVLKGTFTVVLVTIVAVSVLGKVGVEVGPIIAGAGIVGLAVSFGAQSLVKDVITGFFILFEDQYGVGDFVVINSNDSLSGMVENMNLRITQLRNSEGRLITIPNNAIQTVANLSNRFAQVDLKLTVQHGSDIDRAMALMASAVEALRSEADWHQKILEAPRVLGIDELSAGGVGLRMLVKTAPLEQWAVQRAIRYAVLRAFEGAGILLVGQTAPAAPPAPLVVELLSGREENGKKS, encoded by the coding sequence ATGCAAAACTGGCTAAGCACACTGGTCACAGCTCAGCTGGCCGCAGGCGATTGGCCGGGCCTGTCCCTGGCTGCAGCCGGTCTGAGTGTCCTGGCGCTCGGGCTGTACTGGCTTGCAGGCGTCCTGCAGCGGCGCTACTTCAGCGCCCAGGTCCAGACAGATTCGTCGAACAAGGCGCGCAACCTGCTCGTACCGGAGCTGGCTCGCCTTTGTCTGTGGCTCCTCCGCCTGGGGATCGTCGCCGGCTGGCTTTATCTTGTCAGTGGTCTGGTCAATGCTGAGTGGCAACAGCAAATCTACGCGGTGCTCATCGGGCCTCTGCCAGGCATTTTGCTTGTGATCTCGCTGGGGGTCTTTGCGATCCGGATCGGCTACCGGCTCATCGATCTATTCTTCGAGGCGATCCGCGATGGTCGGCTTCTGGCGCGCGATCGCTCCCCCCGTCTGGAACTGCGCATCGGCACCTTCAGCGGCGTGCTCAAGGGCACCTTCACCGTCGTGCTTGTGACCATCGTCGCCGTCTCGGTGCTGGGCAAAGTCGGCGTCGAAGTGGGACCCATTATCGCCGGTGCCGGGATCGTCGGGCTGGCGGTTTCCTTTGGTGCCCAGAGTCTGGTCAAGGATGTGATCACGGGCTTTTTTATCCTGTTTGAGGACCAGTACGGCGTCGGCGACTTTGTTGTGATCAACAGCAACGACAGTCTGAGCGGCATGGTCGAGAACATGAATTTGCGGATCACCCAGCTGCGCAACAGCGAAGGGCGGCTGATTACCATCCCCAACAATGCGATCCAGACGGTGGCCAACCTGTCGAACCGCTTTGCCCAGGTCGATCTCAAGCTCACCGTCCAGCACGGCAGCGACATCGATCGGGCGATGGCGCTCATGGCGTCCGCAGTAGAGGCGCTGCGAAGCGAGGCGGACTGGCACCAGAAAATTCTCGAAGCGCCCAGAGTGCTCGGTATCGACGAACTGAGCGCCGGTGGCGTCGGGCTGCGGATGCTGGTGAAGACGGCTCCCCTGGAGCAGTGGGCTGTCCAGCGGGCGATCCGCTACGCCGTGCTCAGGGCGTTCGAGGGCGCAGGCATTCTGCTGGTCGGTCAAACTGCCCCCGCCGCCCCGCCCGCGCCGCTCGTGGTGGAGCTGTTGTCTGGCCGGGAGGAAAACGGCAAAAAAAGCTGA
- a CDS encoding response regulator transcription factor has product MALRFIVVEDHPEVAKNNCEWLQKVDGDAYCEILTDPIAASKRLKEFQPDLLVVDLLYGQTSGQQSGEPGLNLLREVFQNYPNQSVMVYSSEPLLLTPLSEAIGKHEGGFAAVNKMDRRTQFLEGAKSALSGELKIPRELRGLLQLTEREVEVLSLICKEALTDQAVADRIYTSKKTVQNHVQRLKEKLGIALEDTNETNGRVALCIEAMRRKLVQF; this is encoded by the coding sequence ATGGCCCTGCGCTTTATCGTCGTCGAAGACCACCCCGAGGTCGCCAAAAACAACTGCGAATGGCTGCAAAAAGTCGATGGCGACGCCTACTGCGAGATCCTCACCGATCCGATTGCCGCGAGCAAGCGCCTCAAAGAATTTCAGCCGGATCTGCTCGTAGTCGATCTGCTCTACGGCCAGACCAGCGGCCAGCAGTCGGGGGAACCGGGGCTCAACCTGCTGCGCGAAGTCTTTCAGAACTATCCCAACCAGAGCGTCATGGTCTACTCCAGCGAGCCGCTCCTGCTGACGCCTCTAAGCGAGGCGATTGGCAAGCACGAGGGCGGTTTTGCTGCCGTCAACAAGATGGACCGACGCACCCAGTTTCTTGAGGGGGCAAAAAGTGCCCTCAGCGGCGAATTAAAGATTCCCCGCGAACTGCGTGGCCTCCTGCAGCTCACCGAGCGCGAAGTCGAAGTGCTGAGCCTCATCTGTAAAGAAGCGCTCACCGACCAGGCCGTGGCCGACCGCATCTACACCAGCAAAAAAACCGTCCAGAACCACGTCCAGCGCCTCAAAGAAAAGCTGGGCATCGCCCTTGAGGACACCAACGAGACCAATGGCCGGGTAGCCCTGTGCATCGAGGCGATGCGCCGCAAACTGGTGCAGTTCTAG
- the csaB gene encoding polysaccharide pyruvyl transferase CsaB: MRAVLCGYYGFGNGGDEALLLSLLQMLPAHVEPVVLAAHPQAAAKRYGIACIDRWNIFSVSQAIAGADAFIWGGGSLMQDVTGKASLLYYGSLMQLAQSFGKRTIAWAQGLGPLKSRWSSEYTRRVLAGCTAVSVRDRGSAQLLDRWQIRYELVCDPVWGLEPLSGPPSPTQKSQIAVVLRPHLDLDARRQSVLVAALERLQRATDSHILCVPFQQPGDVALARAIAESLGPCCEVVAESDPRRLSSLFAGVDLTIAMRLHGVLIAAAAGSRVWGISYDPKVAQLLAQIEAPGCDLARLPDDPEVLAQFWIDHYRRGRSLDEAERRHWRALAWGNAAVLQRVLDRQPSGS, from the coding sequence ATGCGGGCCGTCCTGTGCGGCTACTACGGCTTCGGCAACGGCGGCGATGAGGCTCTGCTTTTAAGCCTGCTGCAGATGCTGCCCGCCCATGTCGAGCCGGTCGTGCTCGCAGCCCATCCACAGGCGGCAGCAAAGCGCTACGGCATCGCCTGCATCGATCGCTGGAATATATTCAGCGTCAGCCAGGCGATCGCCGGTGCCGACGCTTTTATCTGGGGCGGCGGCAGCCTGATGCAGGACGTTACGGGCAAAGCCAGTTTGCTCTACTACGGCTCGCTGATGCAGTTGGCCCAGAGCTTCGGTAAGCGCACGATCGCCTGGGCGCAGGGCCTGGGTCCCCTCAAAAGCCGCTGGAGCAGCGAGTACACCCGCCGCGTCCTTGCCGGTTGCACAGCGGTGAGCGTGCGCGACCGGGGTTCGGCGCAACTGCTCGATCGCTGGCAGATCCGCTACGAACTGGTCTGCGATCCGGTCTGGGGGCTCGAACCGCTGTCAGGCCCGCCTTCGCCGACTCAAAAATCGCAGATTGCCGTCGTTCTCAGACCCCATCTCGACCTCGACGCCCGCCGCCAGAGCGTGCTCGTCGCTGCCCTCGAACGTCTGCAGCGCGCCACCGATAGCCACATTCTCTGCGTTCCCTTCCAGCAACCGGGCGATGTTGCCCTGGCGCGGGCGATTGCCGAAAGCCTCGGCCCCTGCTGCGAGGTCGTCGCCGAATCGGACCCCAGGCGGCTCAGCAGCTTGTTTGCCGGGGTCGATCTGACGATCGCGATGCGCCTGCACGGTGTGCTGATCGCCGCCGCTGCCGGAAGCCGGGTCTGGGGAATCAGCTACGACCCGAAGGTGGCGCAACTGCTCGCTCAGATCGAAGCGCCGGGCTGCGATCTCGCCCGACTCCCGGACGATCCGGAGGTTCTCGCCCAATTCTGGATCGATCACTACCGGCGCGGCAGGAGCCTCGATGAAGCGGAACGCCGGCACTGGCGGGCCCTGGCCTGGGGCAACGCCGCTGTGCTCCAGCGCGTGCTGGACCGTCAGCCGTCCGGTTCGTAG
- the clpS gene encoding ATP-dependent Clp protease adapter ClpS produces MSTETLEKKIVQRKPMPLYKVLLHNDNHTPMDYVIEVLMKTIPKMQPTKARSVMLEAHNSGVAVVIVCALEHAEFYSESLGRHGLNSTYEPDG; encoded by the coding sequence ATGAGCACAGAGACTCTTGAGAAGAAGATTGTACAGCGCAAACCGATGCCGCTGTACAAAGTTCTACTGCACAACGACAATCACACCCCGATGGATTACGTCATCGAGGTGCTGATGAAGACGATTCCGAAGATGCAGCCCACCAAAGCGCGCTCGGTCATGCTCGAGGCGCACAACAGCGGTGTAGCGGTGGTGATCGTCTGTGCCCTCGAACACGCTGAATTTTATAGTGAAAGCCTTGGCCGTCATGGCCTGAACAGCACCTACGAACCGGACGGCTGA
- the ndhC gene encoding NADH-quinone oxidoreductase subunit A: MFVLTGYDALLIFLLLSALVPVLALLVAKLIRPKVAGAYRTTTYESGIDPRGDSWIQFNIRYYMFALVFVVFDVETVFLYPWAAAFNQLGLLAFIEALIFIAILVIALVYAWRKGALEWT, from the coding sequence GTGTTTGTTCTTACTGGCTACGACGCGCTGCTCATCTTCCTGCTGCTCAGTGCCCTGGTGCCCGTCCTCGCTCTGCTCGTCGCCAAGCTGATCCGGCCAAAGGTTGCTGGCGCTTACCGCACCACCACCTACGAATCGGGCATCGATCCCAGAGGCGATAGCTGGATTCAGTTCAACATCCGCTACTACATGTTTGCCCTCGTCTTCGTCGTCTTCGACGTGGAGACCGTTTTTCTCTATCCGTGGGCTGCCGCCTTCAACCAGTTGGGGCTGCTCGCCTTTATCGAGGCGCTTATCTTTATCGCCATTCTGGTGATTGCCCTTGTCTACGCCTGGCGCAAGGGTGCCCTCGAATGGACCTGA